GAAAGCAAAAGTAGTTCTGTACCACGTCCCATGCTTGTAAAACTTGTTCTCAGGGTGATGATTGAGtgcaaactaaataaacaacatcGGCATCATCTACAATCACGCTCACCTGTATCATCTACATCGTAAAAATTGAAAGCGGGGATGTAGGTTGATAACAGCTTTGATTGGCACATCATATCTCATATATCATACAGCGCAAGTCTTCAACAGAATCTCAGTTCAGTGATAATATTTTTGTGCACATCTCGCAACACATAAAAGTAATAATCAACCAACTTACTGCAcgtttttttgttaattaatctCTTTATATACTTTAATTGCGATGAGGTCAGATGAGAGAAAGCTGAAGTGAAAAAGCGAATCATTTTTTCCGATGCAGCTGCGACTGCTACACACATGAACAGACCTGTAGGTGTGCAGCGGAGAGCAGCAGAGCTAATCAAAACTGGCATGAAATGCGCTTCAGCTACTGCGGTCCTAAGAGCCAGTTTGGACTCTGGTTGTATCTTACAGTGCACATAGAGTATATACACATTgacatgtgtttgtctttccatTTGTCTCTCCTAGACCATTTAATTGCACTGCCATTATGAGAACCACAGCTACATCCTTCATTATGATTCTCCGTGTTGCTTAATTCATCACAATTTGGCATGAGAGCTGACTGGTTTTGGCACTCTTCCCAGTTCACATTTTACAGAAAGGCTTTGTGCACTGACAGCCCTTCAGGAATATAAGCACTCATGAATGATtcctatttttttctacttataATATTGATTAACCCCTTACTTGTAAAAGCAGAGTAATACATAATAAGCAATCCAAATGACAGAGCaaaagagaaatgcaaaaaacttaaaatgataataaaataatgttgtaCACTATGTctctgtatatatttgtgtgtgtttgtgtgtgtgcatgaaccTGTACGTGGGAAATATGTCTGTGTGAACAGCAACTGTGTCAGCGCCTGTTTGGCTCTCACAGTGTCGAGGAGCTGTGTGCGAAGTCTTGGAGGGTGTTTGAGGTGTAGACTGAGCCCGGAGGGCATCCGAGCATCGACTCCATGATGGGGGAGTTGCCGATAGACTCCCCCGAACACACAGAGTCTctgaagggggaggggggcgaCAGAGCAAGGGAATCCTCCAGATTTGCCTTGTGCGGAGTTAAATCCTGGCCTTCCccgtcctccccctcctccttggCATCATAAATGTAGCTGTGTAAGAGGTCCAGTTCCTCGTCCTCGGACCCCATCTCTTCAAACACCCCCACTTGTGGTGCCAAAGGAAACTTAGATGGGGTCAAGCTCAAAGGCTCGTTGGAAGGGATGGCCTCCCTGGCAGTGTGCTCATTAGGTGCAGGGACATAGGAGctgtgtgtgtccaccacgGCCCCCTGTAAGCGCTCTGTGGTGCAGCCCATCAAGTGAGGGGCCAAATAAGAAGCTGGCTTATCTAAATTAGACTCCAGCCCTTGCGTCTGTACAGAGCAAGTCGGGGTCCAGAGGGGGCGCTGGGAATCTCCCtcgtcgtcgtcctcctccGCCAGGTTGTACAGAGGCTTAGCGCCACACGGTTCTTGGGGAGGATGGGGTTCTGTGCCAAGGTCGCAGGTGGGGGGCGCACAACTGTGGGGGTCGGGGGTGTTAGTTAGGGGCCTGATGACCGCCGTCTGATTCAAGCCGGCTTCCTGTTTCCTCACATGCACAGACAGTCTGTGCCACACATTCCCCCCGCTCGGAGGGTGTCTTGCACCTGATTCAGACCATGACACAGACTTGCCATTAGAACTATGAACGAGATAAAGACCCAAGTTACTATCACAGGAAACCGGGACGTGGTTTCAgcaaaacaacatcaacatagCAGCAACGTAACAGAACTGAGCAGcagcatttcaacatttctgaagcatgttaaaatacttttttaaccaCATGACTCGACATTAACAGCTTTGCTAAGGGGTTCACTCATGAGCGTTAAGGAGCATTACTTTTATCAACTGTGGCACTTCACAAACATAGTGAGTCATAATGTGCTGCAGACAGCATTATGATCTTGAAATTGCTTAGAACATTAAGCTTACAGAATTAGGAGCCAACCAGCTAATTCCTCCTGTCTTAACTATTTGCTTATATAGtcaaatgagacacatgcagtCTGAATAGGTATTTTAGTTGGTGACTGAGCTGGGCTGAAGACGACACAGAGTTTAGTGCAGAATGAGCTAGGACTGGCTCTAATGTGATTAGTTGGAGTGGAGAGGTGGGGAGGAGAAGGGCTTTCATGCTGAGAAAAGTTAAATATGAGGTTAATTCAGGATAAACCGAAAGCAGCAGGGTGGCAGATCTCCTCTTTGGAGGGCCGCAgtgtcaaaaacatttttttttctattgccAACTCATAAGTGACAGCATGTCAGAGGCAAGTGATTCTTTAATTCACCCAGATAGGCTGGTTAAAGTTGTTGGTGGATACAAAACTAATTAACAAACTCAAGCTGAGAGCCAACTTAATTATATAGTTAATTGAATAGTTACTTGCTACACCTTTTACTTTATATTACTCATTAAAATCAAGCATAATACAATGCAGTATCttaaatagaataaacaaaAGGTTTCCACACAACAACACTACCTCAATAGACTTCGGCTATAACATTTTTCTCAAACTTGCTGATTTTCTTTATGATCCATCTATGATCATCTGGCTAGTGAGTGGCTGATGAGTCCTCTGGTtgtatacaataatataatatgtctAAGTTGACAGTGCAGCTCTCCAGGAAATGAGTTGAATGACCACCGTGCCTAAACATTTGCCAGCCTCGACACTTTGCAGACATTATGCTGCTCAGTTTGGAAGGTTAAAGGGTTAAAAGATTAGAAAGGCTGCATAGCAAGGGTGGGAGACAACACGTAAACAGATTGGGATCACTCTCATACTCTGCCCCACTCCTTACTTTAGATACCTGTCCATGTGTCACTGCTGTGGATCTCAAAAAAGTTATATGCAAGTCTTATATCTATTTTAGATGCGTCTATCCATACTTAAATAATCACTGATACATGAGCATGGCCTGTTCGCTTTAAATCTACAACATCAAAATGTCCTGTCTTGGGTTTTCTGTGAAATTTAGCTTAATTTCAGTGATGATATTTCACGCCCCTCAGGGGGAGGGGGATGTGCCACATACATCTGTGTTCATTTCTTACCGTTTTTACATCAATGTATCAGTTTGGTTTTACACCGATTGGGGTAGTGGAAAGTTAAAGTGACCTTTAACATCAAGCATAAACACTCAAACATTCTTTCAAAAAATAGGCACCTGCATGTTCATTTGATGATTTATTCAGTGAAATGCCAAAAGATCAGCTTTATACAACTCACTGTACCATTTGAGTGTTTAGGCATGTTATAATTTTGTTAAAATAGAATCTAGCAAGATGAACAACGTAAAAGGTCACTCACTTGGCATTGCCAGTCACAGCTTTCTTCCGACGGAAGATTCTGAAGAAATTGTTGCCCCCGCATTGAGCGTTCTTTCCATCTCCAACGTGCATTCGCACCACATCAGATGTGGTGAAGGCGCTTCGGACATTCCTCTCTGGTTTGGAAATGATAATGTACATCTTAGGCGTGAACATGCACCCCAGTGCCACTGTTACACTCAGGCTGACGGAGAAGGATGTGGTTATGATCTTGTAGTTTGAGCCAAAATAGATTGGCACAAAGGCCAACCAGATGATGCAGGTAGTGTACATTGTGAAGGCAATGTATTTAGCCTCATTAAAGTTGGCCGGGACGTTGCGCGTCTTGAAGGCATAGTAGGTGCAGCTCAGAATCAGCAGGCCGTTGTAGCCCAGCGGCGCCACCATGCCTACGTTGCTAGTATTACAGATGAGGTAGACCTCACGTATGCTCGGGTAGGACTTGACGGGTTCAGGAGGCTCCAGAATGATGAGCGTGATCTCCAGAGTTAGCTGCATGCTGATCAGCATAAAGGCGATGACAACCTGGGCCCAAGCGCTCATGAAACGGGGCTTTTTGGTGCAGATCTTCTTCTTGCTGCCCGCCAGGATGCGGGCGATGCGGTTCGTTTTGGTCACCAGGGCAGAGTAGCACATGGCAGATGAAAGGCCGACCAGGAGCCTCTGCAAGTAACAGGAGGCCACCGTAGGACGGGCAATTAAGGTGAATGGACAGATGTAGCCCATGAAGATGCCTGCCAAGATGATATAACAGAGTTCTCTGCTCGAGGACTTCACCACGGGTGTATCACGGTACTGGATGAACACAAAGGTGACAAAGGAAGTGATGAGGATGCCAACGCAGGAGAAAACCACTGCCACTATGGATTCCACATCCGCCCAGTCAAGATATTTCAGAGGCAGCGGCTGGCAGCCTgaaaagagcagaggagatgtCGGGTTAATCAGAGAGGAGAGCAACACAGATTTGGAGACACAAGGTAAGTCAGGTGTGTAGCAGGCATCAGAGACTTCCAAGAGGGCCTAAAAATGCTCAGGAAGTAATTGGCAAGTGTCAAAGCTCCAGTTCTGTCAGAATACTCTCATCTCATTATATGccaaatatgtgtgtgcagaTATGTGTGTAGGTATGTGTGTTGACTCTGTCATGATGCACTAGTTGCCATCCAACACCCAGAGGAAGTTTATGGAGCTTAATGGGAGAAAACTGACATCCCTAGACGTCCCCAGCTTAACACTCCATAAATTACATGCTGCTGCTAATAGCATTACAGTCACTGCCATCACAAGCAAGGCTACTCACAGAATAACCCACTTCTGGTCTGCATTGCTAACTCCCAATATGTCAAATCATGGGAAATCTGAAAATTTTAGTTGCCTCAGGAAGCCTGGATATTTTCAACATAAGGTTTGAGAGGTATTTCTGCAAATATGAAGGTGTAAATCAGTTGTTACGCTGTGATATTATTCAAAAGCACTTCAGCAAAAGCACACTGAGGAACACTTGAGGGGAAAGTGCCTGAAGTGCACAGCAGTGAACTgttgctattttttattttttattgaccACCCACCCTGCTTAGTTTACTTAGGCATCAGCCACACTGCGTGCAAATGGACAAGGGTGGCAAAGATGAAATGCTCTTATCTGTATCTGATCTTACACAATCCTCAAATCCCTTATTCCTCTAAAACATATGCTGTCCTATCTAAGCTGGGAGAACCTTTGAATAATTCCAAAACAAAGCTTACTCTTGTGGTGTGCATGGACTCTGGGCAAATCCAAATTGACTTCCAATAGAAGCCAGCACAACaagaaaattatgtttaaaaacaaaggtTTAATTTTAGGTAATTGCCCTTAAAGAGGAAATGAGTGAACATATGGACAGTACAACCTCACTCTATGAATAGGATACCAGCTCTCTCTCTATTAGTATTCTCCAGATACGGACATTTAATGAGAGTGAAGGGAGAATTTCTTCCTCGACAGACTGCTGAAATGCATCCCCAAGCCTCTCATGGCAGTAATAGGATTTTACACCTGGGAACTGAGAGCTCCTCTCAACTCTATAAATCGCTGTCAAAACAACCACTGGGTCACAACAAGGCAAGGGAgtagggaggagggaagagtaGTCTGGAGGTTGAGAAAAGCTAGGAGAGCAGGGTCATTGGACCTGGATGATGAAAAGCATCAGCGAAAGGAGGTGTCAGGGTGTGAAAGGGCTTATGGGGGAGGAGGATTTTTGGGAGCGCAAAATAGTTTGAGGGAAagtgtttgtgctgttttaGTGAGATTGGGGTTATATGATGTAAATGACCTGACAAGGAGCAGGCAAAAGGTAGGTTAGCTAGGAGCAAATACATGAAATGGGTGAAATAATGAGTGAGATTTGGTAAAGAGATAAGAAATAAGACGTATCAATGAACATtgttaataaaatcaaaagtggATTGGTTGAGAGCATCTGGTTCTGTCTTTCCTACCTTCTAGGTCATCATCGGGCCACCATCCTAGCTCACATGCCTTGCAGGTGAACTCATCCAGGACAATCTCATTGTCCTTGCATGTGGTGCAGATCCAGCAGCAGCTCACCTCGCCCTTCCTGATCACCTGCACGCAGAGAGGCCAGACATTAACAATCAGGTGTCACAGACATCTCGGGAACCAGTTACAACACTGATCAAACCGCGATAAGAAGCACATCACACCCACGGCAAGCTAAACAGTTAGTCAGCATCAAGGGGATAAAAAAGTCAGggatatgttgtttttatctttttgagCCACTGACAAACTGTTTATAAAACAAGGCCAGCTGATTTCGCATTCTGCTCCCAGGGAAGCTTTTACCAGCACTGTGATATGTAAAGCAGGGTGATAAGTGGGGCAGGAAACAAAGCAGATAGAGGGGGAAGCGTGAGCAGCCAGGAGAGAGGATGCACCCTCCCTCAGGGCAGCTAAGAGTGTAGCTAGACTAAAAACAGTCAGCTCAAGATGAAGCAAATCAGGCCATCTTCAAACTGGGCTCAATAGCAGTTTATCTTATTTACTGTCTTTCTTCTGAAAGGCACAGTATATTATTTGTTCACTTGTGCAAACTTAAACTAGACTTGAAATTGCATTGGTTTATCATGAAAGGGACATTTTTCATCGTGATATATATTAGACAGAGAAAACATGCgcttgtaaattatttttctccatAATATTTAATTGATAAAGCAGGATGCCAGAATGTAGGACAGAGTAACATCCTCAAAGTTTACTTGCCGCTGCTGCTGAGGATAAGTTAGATCAAGTGTATGTTAGCATATTGGGTTAATCTGCAACGACACAGTAAAACCCACCTACctaaaattcaaagaaaacatttattggTACCAAAGGGGACAATAGTACAAAACTATATTGACGCACAGAagattttcatatttacagatGGTTGAAACGGACCAGAGAATGGGCACACAGGTGCTGCATTCCTCAGCCATCGTTGTGAGGTATTAGGGGGAAAAGATAATATAAGACCACCTTTCAACATACACAGCTGAATGCATTGGACTAATGTTAGCATCACAATGGGTGGAAGAAAGTAACCAACCCAGTGTCGTAATCGCTGCTGATAGCTTAGCTGCCCTTTCAGTCGTCATGCAGGTAGGAAAGTTTGCATGACATTTTCCATGTGCTCCACAGACTATTTTGTAGGGGATTTGATATTAGCTCCCTTTTGGTTCTTGCTGACGTTGGGGTGGAGGGGAATGAGAAGGAGATATGTTGGCTTAACAATCTTTAAATGATAGTTAATTGACATACAAGTACCGTTAAGTAAAGCAGAGTTTAAACAATCACAAATAACTATTTGCAAAACCTGGTAAGAATACTGGGACTTAAGTGACACTCGGAGACAActgtacaaaatacaaaaacatgtagGCGTTGGTGGAATACGGAGTGGGtgcccaaaaaaagaaattgttatTACCCGGCTGAGAATTGGACAAACATGGATTAAACAACACTCCATTGGATAGGCAAGCACCCAACTGGACTAGAGCATTCTAGAGTATCCTACTTGCGATTGCATTCTGAAGTTGATAAAGACCAAGTCCTTTGTAAAAACTAATTACGTATCTGCCTGCCCAAACTCATCTCCTTGTTGCACAGAAAATTAGCAAGTTAGAGCAGAATCAATGTTAAATTGGCTCTGCTGGTATTTAATTACGTAACTGGCACAGTGTTGAATTAACACTTCTTGGTAATTTTGGACCTTCACAGTCTCACTCctatg
This window of the Anoplopoma fimbria isolate UVic2021 breed Golden Eagle Sablefish chromosome 18, Afim_UVic_2022, whole genome shotgun sequence genome carries:
- the grm1a gene encoding metabotropic glutamate receptor 1 — translated: MWHNMARVKMGPFALLCLHALFFRVLVLSHSSIYERSAVPRAVVRSVARMDGDVIIGALFSVHHQPSAEKVAERKCGDVREQYGIQRVEAMFHTLDRINADPNLLPNISLGCEIRDSCWHSSVALEQSIEFIRDSLISIRDDKDGSKWCIDGTPSHQPPPSKKPIAGVIGPGSSSVAIQVQNLLQLFNIPQIAYSATSIDLSDKTLFKYFLRVVPSDTLQARAILDIVKRYNWTYVSAVHTEGNYGESGMEAFKELASLEGLCIAHSDKIYSNAGEKHFDRLLRKLRERLPKARVVVCFCEGMTVRGLLMAMRRLGVFGEFLLIGSDGWADRYEVVEGFEQEAEGGITMKLQSEVVKTFDDYYLKLRLDTNTRNPWFSEFWQYRFQCRLAGHPQENKNYKKVCSGDHGNESLHDNYVQDSKMGFVINAIYAMAHGLHDMHKELCPGQPGLCEAMDPIDGSKLLDYLLKTSFRGVSGEEIYFDQNGDTPGRYDIMNLQGVSDGHHDYINVGSWHEGILYIDDFKLWLNSSDMVRSVCSEPCSKGQIKVIRKGEVSCCWICTTCKDNEIVLDEFTCKACELGWWPDDDLEGCQPLPLKYLDWADVESIVAVVFSCVGILITSFVTFVFIQYRDTPVVKSSSRELCYIILAGIFMGYICPFTLIARPTVASCYLQRLLVGLSSAMCYSALVTKTNRIARILAGSKKKICTKKPRFMSAWAQVVIAFMLISMQLTLEITLIILEPPEPVKSYPSIREVYLICNTSNVGMVAPLGYNGLLILSCTYYAFKTRNVPANFNEAKYIAFTMYTTCIIWLAFVPIYFGSNYKIITTSFSVSLSVTVALGCMFTPKMYIIISKPERNVRSAFTTSDVVRMHVGDGKNAQCGGNNFFRIFRRKKAVTGNANSNGKSVSWSESGARHPPSGGNVWHRLSVHVRKQEAGLNQTAVIRPLTNTPDPHSCAPPTCDLGTEPHPPQEPCGAKPLYNLAEEDDDEGDSQRPLWTPTCSVQTQGLESNLDKPASYLAPHLMGCTTERLQGAVVDTHSSYVPAPNEHTAREAIPSNEPLSLTPSKFPLAPQVGVFEEMGSEDEELDLLHSYIYDAKEEGEDGEGQDLTPHKANLEDSLALSPPSPFRDSVCSGESIGNSPIMESMLGCPPGSVYTSNTLQDFAHSSSTL